The following are encoded in a window of Impatiens glandulifera chromosome 5, dImpGla2.1, whole genome shotgun sequence genomic DNA:
- the LOC124937418 gene encoding E3 ubiquitin-protein ligase RNF170-like isoform X1, translated as MEWWKLLLSVVGLDRNDVNGHGESIKTADLVAERRAEVEHPPNDDCCPICFDKYSAACRAPCGHWYCGACILRYWNYGAELKPCKCPLCSQKVTCLMPEPTIDRSRYSEVLTSVQDYNSLFVGGINGLILKVRKSPLLLKWFFREMVNPDAADNNLLKARIFATLLGALYTLSPLDFLPGRVHAIDLLDNIAMAVVFILYLFGLFRRRQQLRRVRQLTISPPQGDDDDDDSDP; from the exons ATGGAATGGTGGAAGCTGCTTCTTTCTGTAGTAGGACTTGATCGGAACGACGTCAATGGCCACGGTGAGAGTATAAAGACGGCGGATCTCGTTGCAGAGCGAAGAGCCGAGGTGGAACATCCTCCCAACGACGACTGCTGTCCTATATGCTTCGACAAATATTCAGCAGCTTGCCGAGCGCCATGTGGTCATTGGTACTGTG GTGCTTGTATTCTGCGTTATTGGAACTATGGTGCAGAGCTTAAGCCTTGCAAATGTCCCTTGTGTTCTCAGAAAGTTACTTGTCTCATGCCAGAGCCAACAATAGATAGGTCCCGGTATTCTGAGGTCCTAACGAGTGTTCAAGATTATAATAGTCTTTTTGTTGGGGGCATTAATGGTCTCATTCTG AAAGTGCGCAAGTCACCATTACTTCTCAAATGGTTTTTCCGAGAGATGGTGAATCCTGATGCAGCAGATAACAATCTCCTTAAAGCACGCATTTTTGCA ACATTACTTGGTGCTCTATACACTTTAAGCCCATTGGACTTTCTTCCAG GCCGTGTGCATGCCATAGACCTGCTTGATAACATAGCTATGGCTGTGGTCTTTATCCTATACCTGTTTGGCCTTTTTCGGAGAAGGCAACAACTTCGGCGCGTGAGGCAACTGACTATTTCTCCACCACAaggcgatgatgatgatgatgattcagACCCTTAG
- the LOC124937418 gene encoding E3 ubiquitin-protein ligase RNF170-like isoform X2 has protein sequence MEWWKLLLSVVGLDRNDVNGHGESIKTADLVAERRAEVEHPPNDDCCPICFDKYSAACRAPCGHWYCGACILRYWNYGAELKPCKCPLCSQKVTCLMPEPTIDRSRYSEVLTSVQDYNSLFVGGINGLILKVRKSPLLLKWFFREMVNPDAADNNLLKARIFATLLGALYTLSPLDFLPGK, from the exons ATGGAATGGTGGAAGCTGCTTCTTTCTGTAGTAGGACTTGATCGGAACGACGTCAATGGCCACGGTGAGAGTATAAAGACGGCGGATCTCGTTGCAGAGCGAAGAGCCGAGGTGGAACATCCTCCCAACGACGACTGCTGTCCTATATGCTTCGACAAATATTCAGCAGCTTGCCGAGCGCCATGTGGTCATTGGTACTGTG GTGCTTGTATTCTGCGTTATTGGAACTATGGTGCAGAGCTTAAGCCTTGCAAATGTCCCTTGTGTTCTCAGAAAGTTACTTGTCTCATGCCAGAGCCAACAATAGATAGGTCCCGGTATTCTGAGGTCCTAACGAGTGTTCAAGATTATAATAGTCTTTTTGTTGGGGGCATTAATGGTCTCATTCTG AAAGTGCGCAAGTCACCATTACTTCTCAAATGGTTTTTCCGAGAGATGGTGAATCCTGATGCAGCAGATAACAATCTCCTTAAAGCACGCATTTTTGCA ACATTACTTGGTGCTCTATACACTTTAAGCCCATTGGACTTTCTTCCAG gcaaataa
- the LOC124937771 gene encoding 1-aminocyclopropane-1-carboxylate synthase 7-like, with the protein MDILELDQVEPVVELSRIAVSSSHGEDSPYFAGWKAYDENPYDQFLNPSGVIQMGLAENQVSFDLVEDYLEKNSDTALFGNKASGFRENALFQDYHGLLSFRKAMATFMQQIRGGRVEFDPARIVLTAGATAANELLTFILANPGDALLVPTPYYPGFDRDLRWRTGINIVPIKTDSSNNFTITPEALQSAYDSAAASNFTVRGVLITNPSNPLGVAIEKTVLNEILDFVTKKNIHLISDEIYSGSVFSSSEFISVAEILKERNYKEKERVHIVYSLSKDLGLPGFRVGTIYSYNDKVVTTARRMSSFTLISSQTQHLLACMLSDKEFTENYIKTNRDRLRKRYDMIIDGLRKAGIECLEGNAGLFCWMNLGPYLNEPTKECELEIWKSIVSEVKLNISPGSSCHCSEPGWFRVCFANMTENTLEVALKRICDFMAKRVKKHNNHY; encoded by the exons ATGGATATATTAGAGCTTGATCAAGTTGAACCTGTAGTTGAGCTGTCAAGAATTGCAGTTTCGTCTTCACATGGGGAAGACTCTCCATATTTTGCTGGTTGGAAAGCATATGATGAAAATCCATATGATCAATTTCTTAACCCATCTGGAGTCATACAAATGGGATTGGCTGAAAATCAA GTTTCCTTCGACTTAGTCGAAGACTACTTGGAGAAAAACTCAGATACAGCTCTCTTTGGAAATAAAGCTTCCGGATTTAGAGAAAACGCCTTGTTTCAAGACTACCACGGTCTCCTTTCTTTCAGAAAG gCAATGGCAACTTTCATGCAACAAATAAGAGGTGGAAGAGTCGAATTCGATCCGGCCAGAATCGTCCTTACCGCCGGAGCAACCGCTGCCAACGAGCTTCTCACTTTCATATTAGCCAACCCCGGTGACGCCTTACTAGTACCAACCCCTTATTATCCCGGTTTCGACAGAGATTTAAGGTGGAGAACGGGAATAAACATCGTACCAATAAAAACCGACAGTTCAAACAACTTTACCATTACACCCGAAGCTCTACAATCCGCCTATGATTCCGCCGCCGCCTCAAACTTCACAGTCCGCGGAGTTCTAATAACGAACCCTTCTAACCCGTTAGGCGTCGCTATTGAAAAAACAGTTCTAAACGAAATACTCGACTTCGTCACTAAAAAGAACATTCACTTGATATCCGACGAGATATATTCCGGTTCTGTTTTTTCATCGTCTGAGTTCATTAGCGTGGCTGAAATCCTGAAGGAAAGGAATTATAAAGAGAAGGAAAGGGTTCATATCGTTTATAGCCTTTCAAAAGATCTAGGCCTCCCCGGTTTTCGAGTCGGTACGATTTATTCGTACAATGATAAAGTGGTGACGACCGCTAGAAGAATGTCGAGTTTCACGTTGATTTCATCTCAAACGCAGCATCTTTTGGCTTGTATGTTATCGGACAAGGAATTTACTGAGAATTATATAAAGACGAATCGGGATAGGTTAAGGAAAAGGTATGATATGATTATCGACGGTTTGAGGAAAGCGGGGATCGAATGTTTGGAAGGAAACGCGGGTTTGTTTTGTTGGATGAATTTGGGTCCGTATTTGAATGAACCAACTAAGGAATGTGAATTGGAGATATGGAAATCGATTGTAAGTGAAGTTAAGTTGAATATTTCTCCAGGTTCTTCATGCCATTGTTCTGAACCAGGCTGGTTTAGGGTTTGTTTTGCTAATATGACTGAAAACACCCTTGAAGTTGCATTGAAGAGGATATGTGATTTCATGGCTAAAAGGGTAAAGAAGCACAACAaccattattaa